A region of Natribaculum luteum DNA encodes the following proteins:
- a CDS encoding HEAT repeat domain-containing protein: MSDEEASESAVDSLRDRIESIQDDLEAAETESDLDEIDAEIEAVRDDLEAADLPEPDEDEEDAEDPAAELESDLDDLESAVEDERGPYADDVVAEIDDAKADIAETRWTEQGESELVEVVESFLADLEAELDTSLSLADRDDVPSRLTATLENAGVAVEDATLDPDDDAETIAALLEATDDLAAGVDDAQSWSDLSVREQLEYQGYYDVLDHVKDYPPEWHALKVHEKRGNVEMVLLALETFDSDFMQEHCIEALIRMGPEEAIEPMLERAGKRDRDAITVLGKIGVADEDVLETLLDYVDAESDPLLQKTTFKALGEMGAEEAVQPIADQLVTDNADVRSAAARALGLIGDTRAIDPLADVLDSDEEDTVRASAAWALNQIGTEDALEAVSGYADDRSYIVQAEAEKAV; encoded by the coding sequence ATGAGCGACGAGGAAGCGTCGGAGAGCGCCGTCGATTCGCTTCGCGACCGCATCGAGTCGATCCAGGACGACCTCGAGGCCGCCGAAACCGAATCTGACCTCGACGAGATCGACGCCGAGATCGAGGCCGTCCGCGACGACCTCGAGGCCGCCGACCTCCCCGAACCCGACGAGGACGAGGAGGACGCAGAGGATCCCGCCGCAGAACTCGAGTCCGACCTCGACGACCTCGAGTCCGCCGTCGAAGACGAACGCGGACCCTACGCCGACGACGTCGTCGCGGAGATCGACGACGCCAAAGCCGACATCGCGGAGACGCGCTGGACCGAACAGGGCGAGAGCGAACTGGTCGAGGTCGTCGAGTCGTTCCTCGCCGACCTCGAGGCCGAACTCGACACGTCGCTGTCCCTCGCCGACAGGGACGACGTTCCCTCCCGCCTGACGGCGACGCTCGAGAACGCAGGCGTGGCGGTCGAAGACGCGACCCTCGACCCCGACGACGACGCCGAGACCATCGCCGCGTTGCTCGAGGCCACTGACGACCTCGCCGCCGGCGTCGACGACGCCCAGTCCTGGAGCGACCTCTCGGTGCGCGAGCAGCTCGAGTACCAGGGCTACTACGACGTCCTCGACCACGTCAAAGACTACCCGCCGGAGTGGCACGCGCTGAAAGTCCACGAGAAGCGCGGCAACGTCGAGATGGTCCTGCTCGCACTCGAGACGTTCGACTCCGACTTCATGCAGGAACACTGCATCGAGGCCCTGATCCGGATGGGCCCCGAGGAAGCGATCGAGCCGATGCTCGAGCGCGCCGGCAAGCGCGACAGGGACGCGATTACCGTCCTCGGAAAGATCGGCGTCGCCGACGAGGACGTCCTCGAGACGCTGCTCGACTACGTCGACGCGGAGTCCGACCCGCTGCTCCAGAAGACGACCTTCAAGGCGCTCGGCGAGATGGGTGCCGAGGAGGCCGTCCAGCCGATCGCAGACCAGCTCGTCACCGACAACGCCGACGTTCGCAGTGCGGCCGCTCGCGCACTCGGACTGATCGGCGACACGCGTGCGATCGACCCGCTCGCGGACGTCCTCGACTCCGACGAGGAAGACACCGTCCGCGCCAGCGCAGCGTGGGCGCTCAACCAGATCGGCACCGAAGACGCACTCGAGGCCGTTTCCGGGTACGCGGACGATCGCTCGT
- a CDS encoding protein sorting system archaetidylserine synthase (This PssA-like phosphatidyltransferase, along with a PssD-like decarboxylase, is required in Haloarchaea for the archaeosortase ArtA to replace the PGF-CTERM sorting signal with a C-terminal lipid anchor.) has translation MLPRFVGRLGVADAVTIANASVGFLAVVVAFADVRLAARLVLLAAIADGLDGILARRYGGTPVGPYLDSLADVSSFAVAPAVLAFVVVTDGLGVDLEMLSLELLLTGGVCALFVAMAVARLGMYTAYDTADDYTEGIQTTLAATILGAAILAGVADPWLVLGVTAAFCYLMVSRIRYPDLLARDALIMGVVHALAILVPNVAGRTFPYALLTLGLAYMFLSPRLYWAREPSPSGVYGNA, from the coding sequence ATGCTGCCCCGGTTCGTCGGCCGTCTCGGCGTCGCCGACGCGGTGACGATCGCCAACGCCTCGGTCGGCTTCCTCGCGGTCGTCGTCGCGTTCGCCGACGTCCGACTCGCCGCCCGACTCGTCTTGCTGGCAGCGATCGCCGACGGACTCGACGGCATCCTCGCACGGCGGTACGGCGGTACCCCCGTCGGTCCGTACCTCGACTCGCTGGCGGACGTCTCCTCGTTCGCCGTCGCACCCGCCGTCCTCGCGTTCGTCGTCGTCACCGACGGACTGGGCGTCGACCTCGAGATGCTCTCGCTCGAGTTGCTGCTGACCGGCGGCGTCTGTGCGCTGTTCGTCGCGATGGCCGTCGCCCGCCTCGGGATGTACACCGCCTACGACACGGCCGACGACTACACGGAGGGGATCCAGACGACGCTCGCCGCGACGATCCTCGGCGCTGCGATCCTCGCCGGCGTCGCCGACCCGTGGCTCGTCCTCGGCGTCACCGCGGCGTTTTGCTACCTGATGGTCTCACGGATTCGCTATCCCGACTTGCTCGCCCGCGACGCACTCATCATGGGCGTCGTCCACGCGCTCGCGATCCTCGTTCCGAACGTCGCCGGTCGGACGTTCCCGTACGCGCTGCTCACGCTCGGACTGGCGTACATGTTCCTCAGTCCGCGGCTGTACTGGGCTCGAGAGCCGTCGCCGTCCGGAGTGTATGGAAACGCTTAG
- a CDS encoding cupredoxin domain-containing protein, whose amino-acid sequence MHRRAYLAALGSSGLVGLAGCTALGDVGSSLFGGEEEEYDIGMTRNAFVPETYEATVGETVVWKNTSSALHTVTAYDDGIPEDAEYFASGGYDSETEAREAWSEGRGGFDTRETFEHTFEVPGRYGYVCLPHERTGMAGMVVVTE is encoded by the coding sequence ATGCATCGGCGCGCCTACCTCGCCGCACTCGGAAGCAGCGGGCTCGTCGGACTCGCCGGCTGTACGGCGCTCGGAGATGTCGGGAGTAGTCTCTTCGGCGGGGAGGAGGAGGAGTACGATATCGGGATGACCCGCAACGCGTTCGTCCCCGAGACGTACGAGGCGACGGTCGGCGAGACCGTCGTCTGGAAGAACACGAGCTCTGCACTCCACACCGTCACCGCCTACGACGACGGCATTCCCGAGGACGCCGAGTACTTTGCTTCCGGCGGCTACGACAGCGAGACTGAAGCCCGCGAGGCCTGGAGCGAGGGGCGAGGTGGGTTCGACACGCGCGAGACGTTCGAACACACGTTCGAGGTGCCGGGACGGTACGGCTACGTCTGTCTCCCCCACGAACGGACGGGGATGGCTGGCATGGTCGTCGTCACCGAGTGA
- a CDS encoding 30S ribosomal protein S3ae, whose protein sequence is MSERSVLRTKQEKRWYTVLAPEQFDREELGETPADEPEQVLDRTIETTLGDLTNNASENNTKLTFRITDVGSDSAYTEFKEHSLTRDYLRSLVRRGASKIEAYVTVLTTDDYRVQVQPVAFTTKKADASQEKAIRETMVEMVESAAEERTFEELIDGIVEGRLSSAIYGEAKTIYPLRRVEIQKATLEAHPEEVAEEEATSVDVDEEDVATDD, encoded by the coding sequence ATGAGCGAACGATCAGTCTTACGCACGAAACAGGAAAAGCGGTGGTACACCGTCCTCGCCCCGGAGCAGTTCGACCGGGAAGAGCTCGGCGAGACCCCCGCAGACGAACCGGAACAGGTACTCGACCGCACGATCGAGACGACGCTTGGCGACCTGACGAACAACGCCAGCGAGAACAACACGAAACTCACCTTCAGGATCACCGACGTCGGCAGCGACAGCGCGTACACGGAGTTCAAAGAGCACTCGCTCACCCGTGACTACCTGCGCTCGCTGGTCCGACGCGGAGCCTCGAAGATCGAGGCGTACGTGACGGTCCTCACGACGGACGACTACCGCGTGCAGGTCCAGCCCGTCGCGTTCACGACGAAGAAAGCCGACGCGAGCCAGGAGAAGGCCATCCGCGAGACGATGGTCGAGATGGTCGAGTCGGCCGCCGAAGAGCGCACCTTCGAGGAACTCATCGACGGCATCGTCGAGGGGCGACTCTCCTCGGCGATCTACGGCGAAGCCAAGACGATCTACCCGCTTCGCCGCGTCGAGATCCAGAAGGCGACCCTCGAGGCACACCCCGAGGAAGTCGCGGAAGAAGAGGCGACGTCGGTCGACGTCGACGAAGAAGACGTCGCTACCGACGACTGA
- a CDS encoding KEOPS complex subunit Pcc1 — protein sequence MRRATIRTEHDDPELVASAIAPDNTAEMATDVDGDVVVTRIERETTGGLHSTVDDYVVNLDVATTVAQHARTQTDADEASSDTHEPDQ from the coding sequence ATGAGACGAGCGACGATTCGGACGGAACACGACGACCCGGAACTGGTCGCGAGTGCGATCGCGCCCGACAACACCGCGGAGATGGCGACCGACGTCGACGGCGACGTCGTCGTCACACGGATCGAACGCGAGACGACGGGCGGACTCCACTCGACGGTCGACGACTACGTGGTCAACCTCGACGTCGCGACGACGGTAGCACAGCACGCACGAACGCAGACCGACGCCGACGAGGCGTCTAGCGATACACACGAACCAGATCAATGA
- a CDS encoding exonuclease, translated as MSTTGRPAALPTAALESAGFVRIVSRADGDALAAVGIVARALAERETPFQAAVRPTVGSRTDRVAAADDTTETLAIGAIDGDAHRLAPSDRPTTLAACDLSRELGVEPDPVLALAGAFAAGVEPGAGETEHLLETARDRGLLERRPGVAIPTDDVADLAYSTLCRAPWSGDSEATTESLADLDFDSEDLDSEDLDDETWRRVGSLVALEAVGDEPATESAAHAIGRVLNPHATPEGPFATVGGYADVLEATALVAPGTGVALAIGHDASESALEAWREHGRRAHDALDGASTGRYDGLFVVGVDDGPVETVASVAARYRSPEPFVLAIGEGEAGIATLEARSLGGPLEAVSRELEADYDVGRRRGYLQYDPEMDDSTIIATVRDRL; from the coding sequence ATGTCCACCACGGGTCGTCCAGCAGCGTTGCCGACCGCAGCCCTCGAGAGCGCCGGCTTCGTCCGGATCGTCTCGCGGGCCGACGGTGACGCGCTGGCGGCCGTCGGGATCGTCGCTCGCGCGCTCGCCGAACGAGAGACGCCGTTCCAGGCGGCAGTTCGACCAACGGTCGGGTCGCGAACCGACCGGGTCGCCGCCGCCGACGACACGACGGAAACGCTCGCCATCGGCGCGATCGACGGCGACGCACACCGACTCGCGCCGAGCGATCGCCCGACGACGCTCGCGGCCTGCGATCTCTCGCGGGAGCTCGGCGTCGAACCCGATCCCGTACTCGCGCTCGCTGGCGCGTTCGCGGCTGGCGTCGAACCCGGCGCTGGCGAGACCGAGCACCTGCTCGAGACCGCCCGCGATCGGGGCCTGCTCGAGCGCCGTCCAGGCGTCGCGATCCCGACCGACGACGTCGCGGACCTCGCGTACTCGACGCTGTGTCGAGCGCCGTGGTCCGGCGACAGCGAGGCGACGACCGAGTCACTCGCCGACCTCGACTTCGACTCCGAGGACCTCGACTCCGAGGACCTCGACGACGAGACGTGGCGACGCGTCGGCTCGCTGGTCGCGCTCGAGGCGGTCGGCGACGAGCCGGCGACGGAGAGCGCGGCCCACGCGATCGGCCGCGTCCTGAACCCGCATGCGACGCCCGAGGGGCCGTTCGCCACGGTCGGTGGCTACGCCGACGTCCTCGAGGCGACCGCCCTCGTTGCGCCCGGAACGGGCGTCGCGCTCGCGATCGGCCACGACGCAAGCGAGTCGGCGCTCGAGGCCTGGCGCGAGCACGGCCGACGGGCACACGACGCGCTCGACGGGGCGTCGACGGGCCGGTACGACGGCCTGTTCGTCGTCGGCGTCGACGACGGCCCGGTCGAGACGGTCGCCAGCGTGGCGGCGCGATACCGGTCGCCCGAGCCGTTCGTCCTCGCGATCGGCGAGGGCGAGGCCGGGATCGCCACGCTCGAGGCGCGCTCGCTCGGCGGGCCGCTCGAGGCAGTTAGTCGAGAACTCGAGGCCGACTACGACGTCGGGAGGCGACGTGGCTACCTGCAGTACGACCCGGAGATGGACGATTCGACGATTATCGCGACGGTGAGGGATCGACTATGA
- a CDS encoding 30S ribosomal protein S15, giving the protein MARMHTRRRGSSGSDKPTADEPPEWSDVDPEKIEERVVELAEQGYDPSQIGIKLRDEGVTGTPVPDVKLATGKKVSEILEENDAKSDVPEDLRNLMERAVRLREHVNENPQDYQNKRALQNTESKVRRLVDYYRGKELEPDFTYSYDVAKQILEA; this is encoded by the coding sequence ATGGCACGAATGCACACCCGCCGTCGCGGCTCGTCCGGTTCGGACAAGCCGACGGCAGACGAACCACCGGAGTGGAGCGACGTCGACCCAGAGAAGATCGAAGAGCGGGTCGTCGAACTGGCAGAGCAGGGCTACGATCCCAGCCAGATCGGGATCAAGCTGCGCGACGAGGGCGTCACGGGCACACCCGTACCGGACGTCAAGCTGGCGACCGGCAAGAAGGTCTCCGAGATTCTCGAGGAGAACGACGCGAAGTCGGACGTTCCCGAGGACCTGCGGAACCTGATGGAACGTGCCGTGCGCCTGCGCGAGCACGTCAACGAGAACCCGCAGGACTACCAGAACAAGCGCGCACTGCAGAACACCGAGTCGAAGGTGCGCCGGCTGGTCGACTACTACCGCGGGAAGGAACTCGAGCCCGACTTCACGTACTCCTACGACGTCGCGAAACAGATCCTCGAAGCGTAA
- a CDS encoding tyrosine-type recombinase/integrase, with amino-acid sequence MSDLEPITPQEAVDLYVAHRELEVSRKTLQNHRYRLNAFVEWCDEVGLDNLNDLTGRDLHRYRVWRQQDVNLVTLRGQLATLRVFLEFCASIDAVEPGMRERVKLPDVDRDDEARDEMLDEDRARELLSYLERYQRASREHVIIAVLWHTGIRLGSLRAIDLDDYDPDEQYVWLRHRPETGTPLKNQGPAERPLALDDYYCDVLDEYIRFHRHDVVDEHGREPLITSDKGRLSAGQIRSEVYRLTQPCLYGECPHDRDPDDCEARFYGHYSTCPSSLSPHTIRRGSITYQLREDVPEEIVTDRCDVSSDVLERHYDRRTDREKMEQRRDFITDI; translated from the coding sequence ATGAGCGACCTCGAGCCGATCACGCCCCAGGAGGCGGTCGACCTCTACGTCGCCCACCGCGAACTCGAGGTGAGCCGGAAGACGTTACAGAACCACAGGTACCGGCTGAACGCGTTCGTCGAGTGGTGTGACGAGGTCGGGCTCGACAACCTCAACGATCTCACCGGGCGAGACCTTCACCGCTACCGCGTGTGGCGACAGCAAGACGTGAATCTCGTCACACTTCGCGGTCAACTGGCTACACTGCGTGTCTTCCTCGAGTTCTGCGCGTCGATCGACGCCGTCGAGCCGGGGATGCGCGAGCGGGTGAAGTTGCCCGACGTCGATCGCGACGACGAGGCGCGCGACGAGATGCTCGACGAGGACCGAGCTCGGGAACTTCTGAGCTACCTCGAGCGGTACCAACGGGCCAGCCGAGAGCACGTCATCATCGCAGTGCTCTGGCACACGGGGATTCGCCTCGGTAGCCTCCGGGCGATCGACCTCGACGACTACGACCCGGACGAGCAGTACGTCTGGCTTCGCCACCGACCCGAGACGGGAACGCCGCTGAAGAATCAGGGGCCGGCCGAGCGGCCGCTCGCACTCGACGACTACTACTGCGATGTGCTCGACGAGTACATCCGGTTCCATCGGCACGACGTCGTCGACGAGCACGGACGCGAGCCGCTTATCACGAGCGACAAGGGCCGGCTCAGTGCCGGTCAGATTCGGTCGGAGGTGTACCGGCTCACTCAGCCCTGTCTCTACGGTGAGTGCCCACACGACCGCGATCCAGATGACTGCGAGGCGCGCTTCTACGGCCACTACTCGACGTGTCCGAGTAGCCTCTCGCCACACACGATCAGGCGCGGCTCGATCACCTACCAGCTACGCGAGGACGTCCCCGAGGAGATCGTCACCGATCGGTGTGACGTTTCGTCGGACGTTCTCGAGCGACACTACGACCGCAGAACCGACCGCGAGAAAATGGAACAACGCCGAGACTTCATCACCGACATTTAA
- a CDS encoding DUF7389 domain-containing protein, translated as MSDDDAITITTELTRGTSTDDRDKIRAEVSAESVDELDHKLERVRRQLEDWADEVRNIQPENSRGRRRLADDQSELGEVEA; from the coding sequence ATGAGTGACGACGACGCGATCACCATCACGACAGAACTCACGCGCGGGACGTCGACCGACGATCGCGACAAGATCCGCGCAGAAGTGAGCGCCGAGTCCGTCGACGAACTCGATCACAAACTCGAGCGGGTTCGCCGACAGCTCGAAGATTGGGCCGACGAGGTCCGAAACATCCAGCCGGAGAACTCTCGAGGACGTCGTCGCCTTGCCGACGATCAGTCCGAACTCGGAGAGGTGGAAGCATGA
- a CDS encoding PadR family transcriptional regulator, protein MTTWSDLTGFQRDVLEETARLERDGEDPYGLAIKEMLEEQHGEVLHGQLYQNLNTLVDDGLLERDELDGRTNSYTLTSDAKAMLEESIYRRADACELLVTDGGER, encoded by the coding sequence ATGACCACGTGGTCAGACCTCACCGGCTTCCAGCGTGACGTCCTCGAGGAGACCGCTCGACTCGAGCGCGACGGCGAGGATCCCTACGGACTCGCGATCAAGGAGATGCTCGAGGAGCAACACGGCGAAGTGCTCCACGGCCAGCTGTACCAGAACCTCAACACGCTCGTCGACGACGGGCTTCTCGAGCGCGACGAACTCGACGGCCGAACGAACAGCTACACGCTGACGTCCGACGCGAAAGCGATGCTCGAGGAGAGTATCTACCGCCGAGCCGACGCGTGTGAGCTCTTGGTGACCGACGGAGGTGAGCGATGA
- a CDS encoding winged helix DNA-binding protein, whose protein sequence is MRKSGSWMTIWDDRILEYIRREGSGSPKELEESGYVRVSKSHISRRLRKLAEHGLLTHLGNGVYVITERGEAYLDGELDTSEDAPETPIDVTDENGNGNGETGSNHAG, encoded by the coding sequence ATGCGTAAATCAGGGTCATGGATGACGATCTGGGACGATCGTATACTTGAGTACATACGTAGGGAGGGATCAGGATCGCCCAAAGAGCTCGAGGAGAGTGGTTACGTTCGAGTTTCGAAATCTCATATCTCTCGACGTCTAAGAAAACTAGCAGAGCATGGTCTACTTACCCATCTTGGAAACGGAGTTTACGTGATTACAGAGCGGGGAGAAGCATATCTCGACGGCGAACTCGATACAAGCGAAGACGCTCCAGAGACCCCGATTGATGTTACGGACGAAAACGGGAATGGAAACGGAGAAACAGGATCGAATCACGCTGGGTGA
- a CDS encoding site-specific integrase: MRLKPYPHREGKRVWLSDDELESVIAEAKNTEQTIAFLLAGRCGLRRCEIVQVTPADVVETPTGTHLRIWENVAKQEHYREPPVPDRLVTYIDAHTDAAGIGPGEPIVDVADKTVYRWVRRAAERLQVETGDRGWSFLDVHDLRRTWGTNLLEQGVLPSVVMDWGGWEDWETFRRHYLGEFSPEAIRRERGKVNYLNGNPDTEHTQTDRVKTPLTTNSGS; the protein is encoded by the coding sequence ATGAGACTCAAGCCGTACCCTCACCGCGAGGGCAAGCGAGTGTGGTTGAGCGACGACGAACTCGAGTCCGTCATCGCGGAAGCGAAAAACACCGAGCAGACGATCGCGTTCTTACTCGCCGGGCGCTGCGGACTGCGCCGCTGCGAGATCGTCCAGGTGACGCCCGCCGACGTCGTCGAAACACCGACCGGCACGCACCTGCGAATCTGGGAGAACGTCGCGAAGCAAGAGCACTACCGCGAGCCGCCTGTCCCTGATCGACTGGTGACCTACATCGACGCGCACACCGACGCCGCCGGGATCGGACCGGGCGAGCCGATCGTCGACGTCGCCGACAAGACGGTGTATCGCTGGGTTCGCCGAGCTGCCGAGCGACTCCAGGTTGAAACCGGAGATCGCGGCTGGTCGTTCCTCGACGTCCACGACCTCCGGCGGACCTGGGGGACGAACCTGCTCGAGCAGGGTGTACTTCCTTCCGTTGTAATGGACTGGGGCGGCTGGGAGGATTGGGAGACGTTCCGACGGCACTACCTTGGGGAGTTCTCACCGGAAGCGATTCGACGGGAGCGAGGAAAAGTGAATTATTTGAATGGAAATCCAGACACTGAGCATACGCAAACAGACCGCGTAAAAACACCACTCACAACAAATTCAGGTAGCTAA